Part of the Lucilia cuprina isolate Lc7/37 chromosome 5, ASM2204524v1, whole genome shotgun sequence genome is shown below.
ATGGATGGTATATTTATGGCCCAATGAAATTACATAGCGTTTCTCTAActgctaatattaaaaataaggaagaaaatgataaaataaccTCAATGCTTAAACTATTTTGGGAAACAGAAGAAATTCCAAAATCGAAAGTTCTATCAGAAACAGATCTCTACTGTGAAGAACTTTATAAAAAGACAACATATCGCAAAAGGATGGTGGATATGTTGTAAAACGTCCTTTTAAAAACAAGAATTTCCAGAAAACTTGTATTTGCAATCTTCCAGATTCGCAGCAAAAAGTCAATATATTCATCTAGaggcaaaattacaaaaacaaatagatcTTCAACAGATTTATAATGATGTTTTAGAAGAATATATAACATTGGTCATATGAGGAAACAAATTCTTCTGAAATTTGTAAAGATGGaaagtatttttcatattatttaccaCATCATGTTGTATTTTAGACCGGAAAGCACTTCTACAAAAGTTAGAGTAGTCTTTAATGGTTCTCGCAAAACGAAATCTCATTTTCGTTGAATAATGTATTGCATATTGGTCCAACGTTGCAATCTGACTTAATGTCAGTTATTTTAAATTGGCGTATATATAGATACGTTTTCAATGGAGATATCGAAAAAATGTATCGCCAAATATTAGTAACGGAAGCAGATTGTCCGTTTCAgagaattttgtatagaacaaaAAATTCAAGCAATATTGAAGATTACGAGCTGTTAACAGTCACTTTCGGAGTGAATTGTGCACCGTATTTAGCTATACGAACGTTGCTGCAGTTAGCAACAGATGTAGAGAGACAGTCTCCTTTGTCATCTCACATATTAAGACATGAAACATATGTCGATGATATTTTAGCTGGTGGACATACTTTGGCTTCAGACCTAGAAGCGCAAAGtcaattaataaattctttaaaatcagctggatttccacttaaaaaaattacggCAAATAATAGCAAAAATTGCGAATCTATTAACAGGATTCAAACTACCATTAGCGAttgtttatcaattttaaaggtTCATGGTATACGAACCAATCAATGGGATCCAATCCTAATATATTTGTGTTCCACAAAATTACCTGATGAAACATTAGCTCTTTGGGAGCAATCGTTGAGTTCTCCAACTCGTTTACCTTCCTGGGCAGAAAtggaagaatttttaataaatagacaTCAGGTAATGGAAAGAATATCTACATTCAGAAGTCAAAACCCACCTTATGTTCCATATCATAATCAGGGTAGAAATTATAATATCTCTTCACAGCAGAATAAAGCTAGATATGAAAACCCGAACAAAGAAGCTCAATCGAAGAATGATGATATGCTTTGCAAATTATGTAATAAAACACATATCATTCGAAATTGTcctaaatttcaaaacttttcagtAAAACAGAGAATTGACTATgtagaaaagaacaaaatttgtagTAATTGTTTGTCTTCAGCTCACACAAATACAAATTGTCAAAGCGTTTTTACATGTGTCCAGTGTAAGAACAAGCACCACAGCTTACTTCATTTggatatttatttcaataataagaagaataaagcaaataaaaacaaaacgtcCAATACGTTTCATGCTGATCCCTCTCAGCAACCGGAGGACACAATAAACCGCGAACCACCATGTAGCTCAATGTCTACAGTACACaagacaaacacacaaacaaactttCTGTCAATGATGAtgacattttacattttagatAAGTATTTACAGTTAGAGCTCTAATAGATTCGGGATCAAAACGatcatttttaactaaaaaaatatcaacaagtaagaatgttatattcggccatgccgaatcttatatacccaccatcaaatcattcatgtttatgtagaattttactgatgtacttacatttttgggtcagtaatatgtcttaaagtcattttcagaaggggaccttggtaaggtcaattataaatccattttcgttaaatttatgaaaatgattttgtttcctataaaacttttttatgtcgaattttattgctttatatatatatgttatgagcagatatgttatgagcagatatgagcatacatctcttagcgataaagttattttctgaagggggcattttaatagggataggagaaaacgtgaaccgatattcttactttcaataacgatcgatccttataaaatttgatagggatattttggctcgcacgaaacttgtgtatgtagaattttgtagtaatgagcgttgaattcgttgtctaaagggcacattattagggggttacataataatggactcatcatataataatggactcatttaagaaaatgattttagttcccataaaacttttatatgtcgaatattattgttatatatatgcttcttaaggtagatatgagcattaaagtcgttttctgaaagggaccttataggtgggatagggtcaattatgtatagggtcaattatccttataaaattctacaaagagatttatgagaccataaaacatgtttgtgccgaatttcaccgctattgatgcttctcttagccagttatgagcgacaaagtcaatttctgaagggtactttgtatggggggtagggtcaattatggaccgatccttatgaaattctatgaacagatttatgtccctataaaacatgtttgtgtcgaatttcactgctattgatgcttctcttagccagttattggcgataaagtcattttctgaaggggactttatatggggggtaacatgtttgtgccgaattacaccgctattgatgcttctgttagtcagttgtgaacgataaagtcattttctgaagggtactttgtatggggggtagggtcaattatggaccgatccttatgaaattctatgaaaagatttatgtccccataaaacatgtttgtgccgaattacagcgctattgatgcttttgttagtcagttattggcgataatgtaattttctaaaggaggccttatatgggagctaggcgaaatcgtggaccaatattgcccattttcaataccaaacaaactggatcaactataagtatctgtgcaaaatttcagctcgctagctacttccgtttggactctatcgtgttttcaacagacagacagacggacagacagacggacagacagacggacagacagacggacggacatggctagatcgtcttagaatctaataaggacccagaatatatatactttaatgggtcttagacgaatatttcaatgtgttacaaacgaaatgacaaaaacaatatacccccatcttttttgatggtgggtataaaaaggctTGGTTTAATAActcaaaatgcaaattttgaaatttgtggaTTAGGGGGTACAGTGGTAGCAAATTGAAGTAAAATATCTTCCATAACTTTGTGTAGAAAAAACAACGAGTTCTCACTCAGTACCCAAGTTAATAGTTacaaatttaaccaaatttatgCCAAGCTTTACGATTTCAAACGCTGATCTCTCGGGAATAAAACATCTAAGATTAGCCGATCCTAATTTCTTGGTACCTTCACAAATAGACATGCTAATCGGTAGTGATATAATTCCATATATCATTCAAGATGGAATACAAAAGAATATCTTAGGCAATCTCCTTGCTCAAAATTCCATCTATGGATGGTATATTTATGGCCCAATGAAATTACATAGCGTTTCTCTAACtgctaatatttaaaataaggaagaaaatgataaaataaccTCAATGCTTAAACTATTTTGGGAAACAGAAGAAATTCCAAAATCGAAAGTTCTATCAGAAACAGATCTCTACTGTGAAGAACTTTATAAAAAGACAACATATCGCAAAAGGATGGTGGATATGTTGTAAAACGTCCTTTTAAACAAGAATTTCCAGAAAACTTGTATTTGCAATCTTCCAGATTCGCAGCAAAAAGTCAATATATTCATCTAGaggcaaaattacaaaaacaaatagatcTTCAACAGATTTATAATGATGTTTTAGAAGAATATATAACATTGGGTCATATGAGGAAAACAAATTCTTCTGAAATTTGTAAAGATGGaaagtatttttcatattatttaccaCATCATGTTGTATTTAGACCGGAAAGCACTTCTACAAAAGTTAGAGTAGTCTTTAATGGTTCTCGCAAAACGAAATCTCATTTTCGTTGAATAATGTATTGCATATTGGTCCAACGTTGCAATCTGACTTAATGTCAGTTATTTTAAATTGGCGTATATATAGATACGTTTTCAATGGAGATATCGAAAAAATGTATCGCCAAATATTAGTAACGGAAGCAGATTGTCCGTTTCAgagaattttgtatagaacaaaAAATTCAAGCAATATTGAAGATTACGAGCTGTTAACAGTCACTTTCGGAGTGAATTGTGCACCGTATTTAGCTATACGAACGTTGCTGCAGTTAGCAACAGATGTAGAGAGACAGTCTCCTTTGTCATCTCACATATTAAGACATGAAACATATGTCGATGATATTTTAGCTGGTGGACATACTTTGGCTTCAGACCTAGAAGCGCAAAGtcaattaataaattctttaaaatcagctggatttccacttaaaaaaattacggcaaataatagcaaatttttataaaatattccaactgaagatattttaagtgcagatttcttaaaactttacgATTCGAGCTCCACGAAAACGTTAGGTATTCAGTGGAATGCATACAGTGATTCCTTCACTTATAAAGTCGAAATTCCCGATTTCGCatcaaaagcaacaaaaagaataattttgtCCGCGGTCGCTAAATTGTTTGACCCCGCCCATATTGTTCAAGCAAAGATCCTTCTACAGGAATTGTGGCAAGATGGGATCGAATGGGATGAAGATATGAAACCTCAGATTCTTTCAAGGTGGAACATTTTCTTAGAAGATTTTATACACATAAGATCCATTCAAATTTAAAGAATCTTTCGGATTCTAAGCATCTTTCAAAGAAAAGCTCTCTGCTTACTCTAAATCCATTTCTCGACCTCAAGGTCTTATGCGGGTTAATGGTAGATTAGCTAATGCCTCGCTTACGTACGATGAGCGATTTCCCATAATTATCCCTAACTCTTctcaattttgcaaaatttttcatatgttgcCAACAGAACATCTCAAATCATTGAAAATGTTGGTAATGCTAAGTGGAACCACGTTTTAACCCATGAAAATCCTGCAGATCTTGGAACACGAGGGTGTAAACCACaagatcttaaaaaaaatcctttatggTGGTATGGACCAATGTGGCTACTTGACTCCCAAGACAATTGGCCTAAATCGAACCCACCTGCCATAGATCTTATGGAACAAAGGAAAGTTAAAGATCACTGTTCCGTTACAGATGAACTCAGTACAATCCAGAGATTTTCTTCATATCGGCGAGCCCTCGCCGTAATAGCATatatttataggttcttacgTTCTACTAATAAAAGATTACAGAAAACtaagtttaaaagtttaacGCTCTCCCACGAAGAGCTTAATAAcgcaaaaattgtatatattagaCTTACGCAGAAGTTTCATTATTCTATAACTGCTCGACCTGCTGATGATATACTCAGTCCACAAAAATCGGCCACAGTTATTAAAAAACTACCACTAGCGTAAAAACGCAGAGCTAACAAAAGTTTGGTTTCTGCTGATAatgcaaaatttctttaaaaaaaaaaaaaagattaaccACATTATCACTTAATTATGCTATTTCTCACCTTTCCGTTTTAGATAATAGTTGTTTGCTAATCCTGCTAAGGATATATTTACATGTGAACTTGGAAATTCGGAACCTCTTTCTAAAATTATCTTCATCCATATCCTCGAGGAAGTTTGgtctatttttatagattctctCAGCATTTTCTTGAGGCTGAATCTCTTCAAATTCCTCTTCCATTGAGATTAATTCAAAAACTCTGttgttcatattttatttttatttgtggatataaaaaattttttgttttttaaaactgaaaaaagtaaCAGTTATGTCAATTTATTGTATCGATAAATTATTAACCGTATGATGAGTTCCGGTAAGCATTTAACGatagtataaataataaaattttattgaaaaaacaaaattgcgcTGACAGGCAGTATATCGTTCCGAAAAATGATAACCAGAGATTGAGATTATGGGCCTTATACTCATTCATTAATAATTATCATGCATAAATCAAAACaagaaaatcaaaacaaaacagtATGTTAAAAACCATATGATCGTAAAGATCATAAATAAACAAAGTGTCttttgaaaattaacaaaaattatatgaattttaaaatttatactaaaataataatataataataattgtgcaacaaatcaataataaataagCTTTCAATTACTGCTCTGCACTGTGAGCAGAAAAATGTTCAACAACCAAATACAATATGGATTATTGGAAAAAAAAGTGACGTTCTTATATGAATGTAAGTCTTGTTTCCTATTTTTTCATAgcaaaatatttggttttaaataaagGACATAAACGTCCATTACAAAACTAGATATTTTTGAAGTTatacttaacaaaaataaatagaaaatagggtTTATGGCCGAATGTCTTTACCATGATATGTTCCTACTAGTTTACCCTGTAGATCTTCTAGGACGTAATAGTGATTTCCAAGTTTTTCACGAATTCTTGCTTTTACGAATAAAGGCGACAATTTggcattaaaattctttttcatATTGCTCTCTGAAAAATTTCGCCGAAAAACTTCTTGatttatggaaaatgtttgaGGTctagtttttaaattgtattgttttgtgTTCTTGTCATAggcttcttttatatatttctttaagttCTTTCTAATGAGCTGTAAATTATCATCTCGTAAATTATCATCTCTTGAGATTTGAGCAGTTGGTTCGTCAATTAGTTGTAGCTTTCGAAGCAATTCGTAGGAAGAAGCGTGTGTTATCATGTCGAAACCAAAAAGTGCATGATAGGATGAACTATTCATGGCTTGATGGTAGAAGTTGCGTAGAGCACAACTTATAGCAGTCAGCTACTCATCCCAAAGTCGATGGTCATTTTTAAGGTAGGCTCTTATTCCCGCAATTAGTTATCGATTAACTCTTTCCGACGCATTAGATTGGGGGGAATAGTATGCAGTGTATATATGTTTAATGccatatttagtaaaaaaagcaTTCAATTCATTTGCCTTAAATTGACTACCATTATCACTGACTATGACCTCTGGAACACCGTACGTATGGaaaatgttttgctctaaataattttgtatgttgATCGATGTGAATTTCCTCAGAGGACATAGCCAGTGAAATTTGGTTAAGTGATCAAGCACGATCAACAATCCGATATACCCAGTTTTACTCCTTGGATAAGGTCCCAATATATCGACGTATAACCGCTGGAAAGGTCTTTCAGAGATTACATGTTTACCCATAGGCGGTTTCATGATAAAGTTTGGAGCTTTTGTCGACTTGCATACATCGCAATTTCTAACATAGTTTCTTACATCTCTTATTGTCGAAGTCCGGTCAGGCCTCGTTGAAGACGATTTGATCGATCTCCATGACGATCTTATCGACTTCGACGACGGCCTTACCGACCTTGACTGAAGGTCTCCAAACACTTCCTAAAGGCAATATTTTAGGAAGTGTTACGAGGAAGCCGGGCTTGGCGCCGAAGAGGATCGGCTTATTATTATCCCATCCCGAACGACTCCCGGTCAAAGtggtgttttaaataaattaaaaaaatcaaaagtaaaaaaataaaacgcacTCCCGGTGCTCcacttatttgaaaaataaaacaaacaaacaaacaaaaaaagtgtttcaatTCCCACCAACCAACACgtaagtagaaataaaattctctattttatttgtgtgcATAGTTCAATTCTGTTATTGAACAACTTTGTTAGTTtcttaacaaagtaaaaaacaaaagcaacaaatctCCAAAATAAGAATTGGAATTTGTTTATGGTCCTTTTTGAACCACAGTGAAAGTgctaaattaattgaaaacttatataaaaaataataagtatagTCGCAAGAATTCCCATTCttcacatacataattattttttatgtataaagtTCATTCTATTTAGTGCAAGAACTAgtgattgttattgttttgtttccaTCAAAACATTGTTGaatattacacatacatacttactaagatttacaatattattatttaacaagtaagagtattatattcggccatgccgaatcttatatacccaccatcaaatcattcatgtttatgtagaattttactgatgtactcacatttttgggtcagtaataagtcttaaagtcattttcagaaggggaccttggtaaggtcaattataaatccattttcattaaatttatgaaaatgattttatttcctataaaacttttttatgtcgaattttattgctttatatatatgttatgagtagatatgagcataaatttaagttctcattaaacatatttgtgttgaatttaaCCGCcattgatacatctcttagcgataaagttattttctgaaggggcattataatagggataggagaaaacgtgaaccgatattcttactttcaataaggatttTGGCttgcacgaaacttgtgtatgtagaattttgtagtaatgagcgttgaattcgttgtctaaagggcacttTATTAGGGAGTTAGATAATAATGtactcatcctcataaaatttaagaaaatgatttttattcccataaaacttttatatgtcgaatattattgttatatatatgcttcttaaggtagatatgagcattaaagtcgttttctgaaagggaccttataggtgggatagagtcaattatccttataaaattctacaaagcgattaatgagaccataaaacatgtttgtgccgaatttcaccgctattgatgcttctcttagccagttatgggcgacaaagtcattttatgaaggggactttatatggggggtagggtcaattatgaaccgatccttataaaattctacgagaagatttatgtccccataaaacatgtttgtgccgaatttcactgctattgatgcttctcttagtcagttgtgagcgataaagtcattttctgaagggtactttgtatggggggtagggtcaattatggaccgatcgttatgaaattctatgaacagatttatgtccctataaaacatgtttatgtcgaatttcactgctattgatgcttctcttagccagttattggcgataaagtcattttttgaaggggactttatatggggggttgggtcaattatggaccgatccttataaaattctacgaagagatttatgtcaccataaaacatgtttgtgccgaattacaccgctattgatgcttctgttagtcagttgtgaacgataaagtcattttctgaagggtactttgtatgggggtagggtcaattatggaccgatccttatgaaattctatgaaaagatttatgtccccataaaacatgtttgtgccgaattacagcgctattgatgcttttgttagtcagttattggcgataatgtaattttctaaaggaggccttatatgggggctaggcgaaatcgtggaccgatattgcccattttcaataccaaacaaactggatcaactataagtatctgtgcaaaatttcagctcgctagccacttccgtttggactctatcgtgttttcaacagacagacagacagacggacagacggacggacatggctagatcgtcttagaatctaataaggacccagaatatatatacttttatgggtcttagacgaatatttcaatgtgttacaaacggaatgacaaaaaaacaatataccccccatcttttttgatggtgggtataaaaaccaattatttcttaaaaataaacatatagtttggaatatacattttagtaaatttttttatttagcttttaGTAAAGTGAGTtcattaaaaaccatttaaaatccAACTGAacttatatttgttttgttatgagAAAATTTTGTAGAGAAAAAAAGTTCTTCTTCAAaagaattacaatttttataatttatttaatttaaattaaaattttatagatttttttcaaatcacaAATAAGAATTCCAGATTCTTCATTagatatatttaagcaaaatattttcttgaatTAAAATACACTCAATAAgaattacttaatatttttttatattactatATTCGGATTTGTTTAGACTTTTCTTtgataacttttttaatatggCAACCGATCCAGCATCTCCTCAAGGTGGAATACCACCACCATTGCCTTCGGCACCAGTTGTTATAGAGCCGTCTGTTTGGCAAATTTGTAGGAAAACAATGGAAGAAGGTCAAGAATGTTTGATTCTAAATCTTTGTAGCCACGCTTTTCATGGTTTATGTATAGAAACCCATTTAGCAACCTCATCCGAATGCCCCACATGTAAACGTAATTGCCAATTATCAGAGCTGAGAAAACTTGTAATACAACCACAAGGTACATTAGCAAGGTCTACTGGTACAAAACCGAGATGTGCACTAGCACGTCATTATCAGACTAGAAGTGTCAGTAGAAATTTAACGCAATACAATGTTGAATCTAATCGTAATGCTTATAATGTTGATGAACCGGTAAGAGCTCCAGAAACCAATACTCCTAATGtttcaattgaaaatgtaaTAACACAAAATGATAATCAGGCAAGTGTTAGTAATAATGAGATAGA
Proteins encoded:
- the LOC124420191 gene encoding uncharacterized protein LOC124420191 produces the protein MNSSSYHALFGFDMITHASSYELLRKLQLIDEPTAQISRDDNLRDDNLQLIRKNLKKYIKEAYDKNTKQYNLKTRPQTFSINQEVFRRNFSESNMKKNFNAKLSPLFVKARIREKLGNHYYVLEDLQGKLVGTYHGKDIRP